In Ciconia boyciana chromosome 16, ASM3463844v1, whole genome shotgun sequence, one genomic interval encodes:
- the LOC140660443 gene encoding GTP-binding protein Rhes-like — MSLVVKEKNHVRLVFLGAAGVGKTALIRRFLMDTFEPKHRRTVEELHSKEYEVSGATVKVEILDTSGSYSFPAMRKLSIQNSDAFALVYAVDDAESFESVKSLREEILEVKEDKFPPIVVVGNKAESGGERQVPAEDALSLVELDWNSRFVETSAKDNENVLEVFRELLQQANLPSRLSPALCKRRETLPKEQALRPPMNKTNSCSVC; from the coding sequence ATGTCCCTGGTGGTGAAGGAGAAGAACCACGTGCGGTTGGTCTTCTTGGGTGCTGCCGGCGTGGGCAAGACGGCCCTCATCCGCCGCTTCCTGATGGACACCTTTGAGCCCAAGCACCGGCGCACGGTGGAGGAGCTGCACAGCAAGGAGTATGAGGTGAGTGGGGCCACGGTCAAGGTGGAAATCCTGGACACCAGTGGCAGCTACTCCTTCCCGGCCATGAGGAAGCTCTCGATCCAGAACAGCGATGCGTTCGCCTTGGTCTATGCCGTAGATGACGCCGAGTCCTTCGAGAGCGTCAAGAGCTTGCGGGAGGAGATCCTGGAGGTGAAGGAAGACAAGTTCCCTCCCATCGTGGTGGTCGGCAACAAGGCAGAGAGCGGCGGCGAGCGGCAGGTGCCAGCGGAGGACGCCCTGTCGCTGGTGGAGCTGGACTGGAACAGCCGCTTCGTGGAGACGTCAGCCAAGGATAACGAGAACGTCCTGGAGGTCttcagggagctgctgcagcaagccAACCTGCCCAGCCGGCTCAGCCCGGCGCTCTGCAAGAGGAGGGAGACGTTGCCCAAGGAGCAGGCGCTGAGGCCTCCCATGAACAAGACCAACAGCTGCTCGGTGTGCTGA